The following coding sequences are from one Gadus macrocephalus chromosome 3, ASM3116895v1 window:
- the krt94 gene encoding keratin 94: MSSSSFRMSYGQPGSIRSSRSSTQYSTAPKAFSLCGPAGNRISTSTVRTVSSGYGGGHGGGYGGGMSFGSGSGGYGSGSYGNFDLSQAVDQSHINLNEKATMQNLNDRLASYLDKVRCLEAANSKLEVQIREYYETKGPSAERDYSNYWAIINDLKDKIHGATVDNANILLQIDNSKLAADDFRTKFEHELMMRQSVEADIGNLRRLLDQTTLTKADLEMQIEGLQDELAYLKKNHAEDLAAMRSQMSGTVNVEVDAAPQQDLSRVLDEIRSQYEGITDKHRRDQEAWFNDKSAVLSKEVAVSTEVIQTSKTEINDLRRTLQGLEIELQSQLSMKGALENTLGETEARYSSMLAGYQNQINMMESELANVRSSIEQQGQEYRMLLDIKTRLEQEIATYRSLLETEESRPVSSGGKTTTVTTTVRSGQKSN; this comes from the exons ATGTCTTCCTCCAGCTTCAGAATGAGCTACGGCCAACCGGGCTCCATCCGCTCCTCCCGCAGCTCCACCCAGTACTCCACCGCGCCCAAGGCCTTCAGCCTGTGCGGCCCGGCCGGGAACCgcatctccacctccaccgtgcGCACCGTCTCCTCCGGGTACGGCGGCGGCCACGGCGGCGGCTACGGCGGCGGCATGAGCTTTGGCAGCGGCAGCGGGGGCTACGGCAGCGGGAGCTACGGCAACTTCGACCTGAGCCAGGCGGTGGACCAGAGCCACATCAACCTGAACGAGAAGGCCACCATGCAGAACCTCAACGACCGCCTGGCCTCCTACCTGGACAAGGTGCGCTGCCTGGAGGCGGCCAACTCCAAGCTGGAGGTGCAGATCAGAGAGTACTACGAGACCAAGGGCCCGTCTGCCGAGCGCGACTACAGCAACTACTGGGCCATCATCAACGACCTGAAGGACAAG ATCCACGGGGCGACGGTGGACAACGCCAACATCCTGCTCCAGATTGATAACTCCAAACTGGCCGCCGATGACTTCAGGACCAA GTTCGAGCACGAGCTGATGATGCGGCAGTCGGTGGAGGCAGACATCGGCAACCTGCGGCGCCTGCTGGACCAGACCACGCTCACCAAGGCTGACCTGGAGATGCAGATCGAAGGCCTGCAGGACGAGCTCGCCTACCTGAAGAAGAACCACGCCGAG GACCTGGCGGCCATGCGCTCCCAGATGAGCGGCACGGTGAACGTGGAGGTGGACGCCGCGCCGCAGCAGGACCTGAGCAGAGTGCTGGACGAGATCCGCTCGCAGTACGAAGGCATCACCGACAAGCACCGCCGGGACCAGGAGGCCTGGTTCAACGACAAG TCCGCTGTGCTGTCCAAGGAGGTGGCCGTCAGCACAGAGGTCATCCAGACGTCCAAGACAGAGATCAACGACCTGCGACGCACACTGCAGGGCCTGGAGATCGAGCTGCAGTCCCAGCTCAGTATG AAAGGCGCGCTGGAGAACACGCTGGGGGAGACGGAGGCGCGGTACAGCTCCATGCTGGCGGGCTACCAGAACCAGATCAACATGATGGAGTCGGAGCTGGCCAACGTGCGCAGCAGCATCGAGCAGCAGGGACAGGAGTACCGCATGCTGCTGGACATCAAGACGCGGCTGGAGCAGGAGATCGCCACCTACAGGAGCCTGCTGGAGACGGAGGAGTCCAG